The Argentina anserina chromosome 3, drPotAnse1.1, whole genome shotgun sequence genome includes a region encoding these proteins:
- the LOC126787854 gene encoding fasciclin-like arabinogalactan protein 1 yields MQLRPAANAGAFALSLVFLFSFAHAHNITRLLAKHPEFSTFNHYLSLTHLAADINDRTTITVCAVDNSAMSALLAKHLSISSVKNILSLHVLLDYFGAKKLHQITNGTALAATMFQATGSAPGSAGFVNITDLKGGKVGFTPEDNDGSFAAHFVKSVEELPYNISVIHISAVLPSAAAEAPTPGPAEVNLTGIMSAHGCKVFAETLLANLDAASTFNDAVDGGLTVFCPGDDAMKAFLPKYKNLTATGKAALLEYHGVPVYQSMSMLKSNNGLMNTLATNGAEKYDFTVQNDGQAVTLKNKLVTVKITGTLIDEQPLAIYTINKVLTPKELYKKGDAPTPAPAPAPEKAADAPKSSDDDAESPDADSPADSPDDDPADQTADDNGAFALGRVGFGSLILSVCLWFSLL; encoded by the coding sequence ATGCAGCTCCGTCCGGCAGCCAACGCCGGCGCGTTTGCCCTCTCACTCGTTTTTTTGTTCTCCTTCGCCCACGCGCACAACATCACGCGCCTCCTCGCCAAGCACCCGGAGTTTTCTACTTTCAATCACTATTTGAGCCTGACACACCTGGCCGCCGACATCAACGACCGCACCACCATAACCGTCTGCGCCGTCGACAACTCAGCCATGTCAGCCCTCCTCGCCAAGCACCTCTCCATCTCTTCCGTCAAGAACATTCTCTCACTTCACGTCTTGCTCGACTACTTCGGCGCCAAGAAGCTCCACCAGATCACCAACGGCACCGCCCTCGCCGCCACCATGTTCCAGGCCACCGGCTCCGCCCCGGGATCCGCCGGCTTCGTCAACATCACCGACCTCAAGGGAGGTAAGGTCGGCTTCACTCCCGAGGACAACGACGGCTCCTTCGCCGCGCATTTTGTTAAGTCCGTCGAGGAGCTCCCTTACAACATCTCCGTCATCCACATCTCCGCCGTCCTcccctccgccgccgccgagGCCCCCACTCCCGGCCCCGCCGAGGTTAACCTCACCGGAATCATGTCCGCACACGGCTGCAAGGTCTTCGCCGAGACGCTCCTGGCCAACCTTGATGCGGCCAGTACCTTCAACGACGCCGTCGACGGCGGACTCACCGTGTTCTGCCCCGGCGACGACGCGATGAAGGCGTTCCTCCCCAAGTACAAGAACCTAACGGCGACCGGAAAAGCCGCATTGCTCGAGTACCACGGAGTTCCTGTGTACCAGTCCATGTCGATGTTGAAGTCCAACAATGGTCTGATGAACACTTTGGCCACCAACGGAGCAGAGAAGTACGACTTCACCGTCCAAAACGACGGCCAGGCCGTCACTCTGAAGAACAAGCTAGTCACGGTCAAGATCACCGGCACGCTCATCGATGAGCAGCCCCTTGCTATCTACACTATCAACAAGGTCTTGACGCCCAAGGAGCTCTACAAGAAGGGTGATGCTCCAACTCCGGCGCCGGCTCCGGCCCCAGAGAAAGCCGCCGACGCGCCCAAGAGCTCCGATGACGACGCCGAATCTCCAGACGCCGATTCTCCGGCTGACTCGCCGGACGACGACCCGGCTGATCAGACCGCCGATGACAATGGAGCCTTTGCGTTGGGAAGAGTGGGGTTTGGAAGTTTGATCCTCAGTGTGTGCCTTTGGTTTTCACtgttgtaa
- the LOC126787858 gene encoding glycerophosphodiester phosphodiesterase GDPD1, chloroplastic-like yields MALKAVHVSDVPNLDQVPESASLYSTRFSKGVELGRMTSRIPKLLVIGHRGFGMNASRSDDRRMKAIKENSIMSFNTAAKYPLDFVEFDVQVTKDGFPVIFHDDFILTEDQGTVSEKRVTELHLAKFLDYGPQREARKEGKPLLRKTKDGQILRWDVEDDDSLCTLQEAFEKVEPSVGFNIEIKFDDHIVYKEDDIISVLRSILQVVFECGKDRPIVFSTFQPDAALLVKKFQKTYPIFFLTDAGNEIYDDVRRNSLDEAMKLCLEGGLDGIVSEVKGVFRNPEVVTKIKESKLSLLTYGKLNNVAEAVYLQNLMGIQGVIVDFVEEITEVVCDMIKPSAALEEDRDDLVELKTKPLLSQRELSFLLKLIPELIQL; encoded by the coding sequence ATGGCTCTTAAGGCGGTTCATGTCTCCGACGTCCCTAACCTCGATCAGGTGCCAGAAAGTGCCTCTTTGTACTCCACCCGCTTCTCCAAAGGTGTGGAACTTGGCCGGATGACATCAAGAATACCCAAGTTGTTGGTGATCGGACACAGAGGGTTTGGAATGAACGCTTCACGTTCAGATGATCGGAGAATGAAAGCAATCAAGGAAAACTCCATCATGTCGTTTAACACTGCTGCCAAATACCCTCTTGATTTCGTCGAGTTTGATGTTCAGGTCACCAAAGATGGCTTCCCCGTGATTTTCCACGACGACTTCATCCTCACCGAAGATCAGGGTACTGTGTCGGAGAAGAGAGTAACTGAACTGCATTTGGCGAAGTTTCTAGATTATGGTCCACAAAGAGAGGCAAGAAAGGAAGGAAAGCCTTTGTTGAGGAAAACCAAGGATGGTCAGATTTTAAGATGGGATGTTGAAGATGATGACTCCCTCTGTACCCTCCAAGAAGCCTTTGAGAAAGTTGAACCTTCTGTTGGCTTCAACATCGAGATTAAATTCGACGACCACATCGTTTACAAGGAGGACGACATCATCAGCGTCCTCCGATCGATCCTGCAAGTCGTGTTCGAGTGCGGCAAAGATAGGCCTATCGTATTCTCGACATTCCAGCCTGATGCAGCGCTCCTTGTTAAGAAGTTTCAGAAAACCTACCCTATCTTTTTCTTGACAGATGCTGGGAATGAGATTTACGATGACGTGAGGAGGAATTCTTTGGATGAAGCAATGAAGTTGTGCTTGGAGGGTGGTTTGGATGGTATAGTGTCGGAGGTGAAAGGTGTATTCAGAAATCCTGAGGTGGTGACCAAGATCAAGGAGTCCAAGCTTTCACTTCTAACCTATGGCAAACTAAACAATGTTGCGGAAGCAGTATACTTGCAAAACCTAATGGGAATTCAGGGAGTGATTGTGGATTTTGTAGAAGAGATCACGGAGGTAGTCTGTGATATGATTAAGCCATCGGCAGCCTTGGAAGAAGACCGGGATGATTTGGTGGAATTGAAAACAAAGCCACTTCTCTCGCAGAGGGAGCTTTCCTTTTTGTTGAAGCTCATTCCAGAATTGATACAACTCTGA
- the LOC126787862 gene encoding protein TIC 20-v, chloroplastic, whose amino-acid sequence MAMSNFLSPTTPLRLFHQPTLHHSSPLSLPHHSLLSTKPRKLLLTTTHSKGGDDSVDVPDRLIAAVFYFYPFFDGIQYGKFVITQFTAIQALINPLVPAIRVFKSFPFNGFLVFLTLYFGVVRNQNFSRYVRFNTMQVIVLDVLLIFPDLLERSFNPRDGIGLDLMMSLDSTVFLFLLVSLIYGSASCLLGQVPRLPIVAEAAERQVP is encoded by the coding sequence ATGGCCATGTCCAACTTCCTCTCCCCCACAACTCCTCTCCGTCTCTTCCACCAACCCACCCTCCACCACTCCTCcccactctctctcccccacCACTCCCTCCTCTCCACCAAACCCAGAAAGCTCCTCCTCACCACCACCCACTCCAAGGGCGGAGACGACTCAGTCGACGTCCCTGACCGCCTCATCGCCGCCGTCTTTTACTTCTACCCCTTCTTCGACGGCATCCAGTACGGAAAGTTCGTCATCACTCAGTTCACCGCCATCCAAGCTCTGATAAACCCACTAGTGCCGGCTATACGGGTCTTTAAGAGCTTCCCCTTTAATGGGTTCTTGGTATTTTTAACCCTCTACTTTGGTGTTGTTAGGAACCAGAACTTTAGTAGGTATGTGAGGTTCAACACCATGCAAGTCATTGTGCTTGATGTGCTTCTCATTTTCCCTGATCTTCTGGAGAGGAGCTTCAACCCCAGAGATGGGATTGGgttggatttgatgatgagtTTGGATAGTACTGTGTTCCTGTTTCTGTTGGTGTCTTTGATTTATGGCTCTGCTTCTTGCTTGTTGGGTCAAGTGCCCAGGTTGCCCATTGTGGCTGAAGCTGCAGAGAGGCAAGTTCCTTGA